The Manduca sexta isolate Smith_Timp_Sample1 chromosome 17, JHU_Msex_v1.0, whole genome shotgun sequence genome includes a window with the following:
- the LOC115453778 gene encoding protein Tob1 encodes MHIEVQVALNFVISYLYNKLPRRRVNIFGEELEKALKDKFRGHWYPDRPCRGSAFRCLKTGGPLDPVLERAARESGVPVRDVLEHLPRDLAVWVDPGEVSYRIGEKGAVKVLFSSDERAADERTDREVTRAFNPEAQCFRPVEPAAAPSPPAPAAFSPAPPFRAQPLTFTTATFAQTKFGSTKLKTSSKRANRMSPTEFSNYIKQRAMQQQLAARSLSPAAEPSYFVARRETAPGSAPPYPPAPAHLLLAN; translated from the exons GTCATATCGTACCTTTACAACAAGCTGCCGAGGCGGCGGGTGAACATCTTCGGGGAGGAACTTGAGAAAGCACTTAAAGACAAATTCAGGGGTCACTGGTACCCCGACAGGCCGTGCAGGGGGTCAGCGTTCCGATGCCTAAAGACCGGCGGACCTCTCGACCCTGTGCTGGAGCGAGCGGCGAGGGAGTCAGGCGTGCCAGTCCGGGATGTCCTGGAACATCTCCCGAGAGACCTCGCAGTCTGGGTGGATCCAG GTGAAGTTTCGTACCGCATCGGCGAGAAAGGAGCTGTGAAGGTTCTTTTCAGCAGCGACGAGAGGGCTGCCGATGAGAGGACCGACAGAGAG GTAACACGTGCTTTCAATCCCGAGGCGCAGTGCTTCAGGCCCGTGGAGCCGGCCGCGGCGCCGTCTCCGCCCGCGCCCGCAGCCTTCTCGCCAGCGCCCCCGTTCCGCGCGCAGCCGCTCACCTTCACGACGGCCACGTTCGCGCAGACCAAATTCGGCAGCACCAAGCTGAAGACGAGCAGCAAGCGTGCGAACCGCATGTCCCCCACCGAGTTCAGCAACTACATCAAGCAGCGCGCGATGCAGCAGCAGCTGGCGGCGCGGTCGCTGTCGCCGGCCGCGGAGCCCTCGTACTTCGTGGCGCGGCGCGAGACGGCGCCGGGCAGCGCGCCCCCGTAcccgccggcgccggcgcaccTGCTGCTCGCCAACTGA